In Brachionichthys hirsutus isolate HB-005 unplaced genomic scaffold, CSIRO-AGI_Bhir_v1 contig_1470, whole genome shotgun sequence, one genomic interval encodes:
- the LOC137914760 gene encoding protein RD3-like, with product MFPWSAVFSLEPKVPGQRTSEELVTNTLMLELGAMVKRTERIRLERVTEGRRRRRSSSSTVDYSWLASVSTPQPYELTPNDLLQLQGLCARIPPAQCGPLIGRFRRLVSQTEPEVHEVPRLFRSVLHDHVEEMDGNEVVQDTVFEKQQRSKSLSFDTFRTKFRTGQLFKGGGMTGSRGNLQQEVDWSDEEDGDEEEEAIKARARKGRSRSMPEISPMEQSAQA from the exons ATGTTTCCTTGGTCTGCTGTTTTCTCCCTGGAGCCCAAAGTGCCCGGCCAACGGACCTCCGAGGAACTGGTTACCAATACCCTGATGCTCGAGTTGGGGGCCATGGTGAAGCGCACCGAACGCATCCGTTTGGAGCGGGTCACAGAAGGTCGCCGCAGACGTCGTAGTTCCTCCTCCACAGTCGATTACAGCTGGCTGGCCAGCGTTTCAACCCCACAGCCCTATGAGCTCACACCCAACGACCTGCTGCAACTGCAGGGCCTCTGTGCCAGGATCCCTCCTGCACAGTGCGGCCCTTTGATCGGCAG GTTCAGGAGATTGGTATCACAGACGGAGCCTGAGGTCCACGAGGTCCCTCGACTGTTCCGCTCCGTGCTGCATGACCACGTggaggaaatggatggaaacgAAGTAGTGCAGGACACTGTCTTTGAGAAGCAGCAGCGCAGCAAGAGCCTTTCCTTTGATACTTTCCGCACCAAATTTCGCACAGGTCAGCTCTTCAAGGGCGGTGGCATGACAGGCTCCAGGGGCAatctgcagcaggaggtggattggtctgatgaggaggatggagacgaagaggaggaagccaTCAAGGCCAGGGCGAGAAAGGGAAGGAGCCGGAGCATGCCAGAGATCAGCCCAATGGAGCAGAGTGCACAAGCATGA